The following nucleotide sequence is from Pseudomonas sp. RC10.
ACGCCGCGACGCTCTGGCCGACACCGAAGAATCCGCCAGACAAGCCGCCGACCAGACCCACCGTTTCTTCATGGCTGGCCGCGAATCCTTCCTCGCCGACCTGCAAGCCACCCGCACGTACACCGACGTCACCGCGCAACTGGCGGCGGCGAATACGCAGGTGGCGATGGGACAGATCGATTTGTTCCTGGCGTTGGGTGGGGGTTGGGAGAACAAACAGGCGGCGCAGGCACAGAAGTAATCAGATCGGCCAGAAGCAGATTCGCGTAACACCACCGATCTGCTTGCCGCTTGCCGCTTGCCACTCATAACTGCTTCCCGAAGGGAACCCTTACCCGCCTACACTGCCTGACTTCTCTATACCCCATTCGGCAGGAGGCACCCCATGCGCATGCTCCAACTGGCAGACAAAACCGTTCCCGTCATCGGTCAGGGCACGTGGCGCATGGGGGAGGATCGGCATCAGCGGCAAGACGAAGTAAAGGCCCTGCAACGGGGCATCGACCTCGGGCTGACGCTGATCGACACCGCCGAGATGTACGGCGAAGGCGGCGCGGAAGAAGTGGTGGGTCAAGCCATCGCGGGCAAACGCGATCAGGTCACGCTGGTGAGCAAAGTCTATCCCCACAACGCCAGCCGCAAGGGCATCCCCGCCGCGTGCGAGCGCAGCCTGAAACGGATGAACACCGATTTCATCGACCTCTATCTGCTGCACTGGCCAGGCTCGTACCCCCTCGATGAAACCGTCGAAGCCTTCGAGCGGCTGCGCGAAGAGGGAAAAATCGGCCGTTGGGGCGTGTCCAATTTCGACGTGTCGGACTTGCTGGAACTCAATGACCCACGCTGCGCCACCAATCAGGTGCTCTACAACCCCGAAGAGCGCGGCATCGAGTACGACCTGATCCCGTGGATGGAAACCGCCAGCATGCCGCTCATGGCCTACTGCCCCATCGGCCAGGCCGGCAACCTGCTGATGAACCCGGCCATCCTCGAAGTCGCCCAGCGCCAAGGCGTCACTCCGGCGCAAATAAGCCTCGCGTGGGTGCTGCGACAGGACGGCGTGATCGCCATCCCTAAAGCGGTCGACCCGCACCACCTGCAATTGAACGCAGAAGCGGCAAGCATCGAGCTGACGCTGGAGGACGAGCTGTTGATCGACACCTCATGGCCCGCGCCGATCCGCAAACAGCGTTTGGGAATGGTCTGAACCTCCCGCTGCCACCCAAACATGAAACGATACAAACAGTCACAAAACTGTCAAAACCGCTTGCGATGATGCCGCTTTAGATCTTCTGCCTTCAGCGGCCCCTCTCGCCTGCGAGCCTCCATGAATCACACCATTGCCCGTCATCAGGACTCCGACATTTTCGGTCTGCTGTATGGATTCCGCTTTCGTCCCGATGAGTCCGCCCGAGAAATCGACGCGGCAACGGCGCTGGAGTCCCTGCGCAACCCGACCGACGAAAACGAATTCATCTGGCTGCACTTGAACCTGGCCCACGCCAGTTGCGAACGCTGGCTGAAAACCAATCTGGAGCTGCCGGACGAATTCCTCGAAGCGCTGCACGAAGGCTCCCGCTCGACGCGCATCGAGCATGTGGACTCGGCCCTGCTGGCGGTGGTCAACGACGTGGTCTTCGACTTCAACCGCGTCTCCACCGACATCGCCACGCTGTGGGTCTGTGTGCGCAGCAACCTGATGATCTCGGCGCGGCATCAGCCGTTGCGTTCGGTGGACAAGCTGCGCTCGTCGGTCAAACACGGCGAAACGTTTCGCTCCCCGCTCGAATTGCTCGCCCACCTGCTGCGCGATCAAAGCGACGTGCTGGCGCAGTTCATGCGCAAGACCAGCATCAGTGTCGACAAGATCGAAGACCAGTTGCTGTCGCAGCGGCTGAGCAATAACCGCAGCGAACTGGGCGCGATGCGGCGGGTGCTGGTACGCCTGCAGCGGCTGCTGGCGTTGGAGCCGGGCTCGCTGATGCGCCTACTGCACCGCCCGCCGCAGTGGCTGCTGGAAGAGGACTTGCAGGAATTGCGTCAATCCACCGAAGAATCAGCCCTGGTGATCAGTGACCTCACCGCGCTAGGCGAGCGGATCAAGCTGCTGCAGGAAGAAATCGCCGCCAACCTCAACGAACAGAGCAGCCGCACGCTGTTCACCCTGACCGTCGTGACCGTGCTGGCGCTGCCGATCAACATCGTCGCCGGCTTTTTCGGCATGAACGTCGGCGGCATTCCCCTGGCCACCGATCCTCATGGGTTCTGGATTCTGGTGGCGCTGGTGGCGACGTTCACGTTCGTGGCGGGGCGTTGGGCGTTTCGTAAGAGCCGGGATTATTGAGCAAAGTCAGAGGCATGCGCTCACCCGCTTCTGCCAGAGGCGCGGGAGCCAGCAAGCCGCTCCCACGCTGAACGCGCCGCCTGAAATTTTTAATGCCATCCATCCCTTAGCGCAACAAATCCGCCACATGACTGACCTGCGTCGTATCTCTGTCACATTTTGTAATGATCATGGGTAACATCCCATCTCAACAGGATTGTGAATCATGGCGACCCCCACACTGGCTCAAGGCTCCTTGAAAGGCGCAGGGCTGAGTTCTCAATTCGGGCGCAAGCCCGGTGTTCTGACGATGGTGATCTTCTTCGCCGTACTCGGTCTGGGCCTGCTGTACACGGCCTTCAGCCTGAAGTCGGACATGGACGATCTGGGCACGGTCGTGACGACCTGGACCCCGTTCCTGTTGCTTGGCGTTGCGCTGTTGATCGCTCTGGGTTTCGAATTCGTCAACGGTTTCCACGACACCGCCAACGCGGTGGCGACCGTGATCTACACCCACTCCCTGCCGCCGAACGTGGCGGTGGTCTGGTCGGGGCTGTTCAACTTCCTCGGTGTGCTGTTTTCCAGCGGTGCGGTGGCGTTCGGCATCATTGCCCTGTTGCCGGTAGAACTGATTCTGCAAGTCGGCTCCTCCGCAGGCTACGCCATGATCTTCGCCCTGCTGATCGCCGCCATCCTGTGGAACCTCGGCACCTGGTGGCTGGGCCTGCCAGCGTCCTCGTCGCACACGCTGATCGGTTCGATCATCGGCGTGGGCGTGGCGAACGCGCTGATGCACGGTCGTGATGGCACCAGCGGTGTGGACTGGACCCAAGCCACCAAGATCGGTTACTCGCTGCTGCTGTCGCCGCTGGTGGGCTTCACCTGCGCGGCGCTGCTGCTGATGGCCCTGCGCATGTTCGTGAAGAACCGCGCGCTGTACAAGGCACCGGAAGGCAACACCCCACCACCGATCTGGATTCGCGGCCTGCTGATCCTGACCTGCACCGGCGTGTCCTTCGCCCACGGCTCCAACGACGGTCAGAAAGGCATGGGCCTGATCATGCTGATTCTGGTCGGCACCCTGCCGATGGCCTACGCGCTGAACCGTGCGATGCCTGCCGATCAGTCGCTGCAATTCGCGGCGGTGGCGCAAGTCACCCAACAGGCCCTGAGCAAGACGGCGCCAGCGCCGGCCCCTGCGGACTCGCGCCAGACACTCTCCACCTACATCCGCGACAAGCAGCCGACGCCTGAGCTGGTGCCTGCGCTGGCGGTGATGGCCGGCAAGATCGGTGATCAGGTCGCCAGCTACGGCTCGCTCTCCAAAGTCCCGGCCGAAGCCACCGCCAACGTGCGTAACGACATGTACCTGACCTCCGAAGCCATTCGCTTGATGGACAAGGGCAAGGTCGGCAATTTCGACGCCGACACTCAGGGCAAGGTGGACCTGTTCAAGCAGCAGATCGACACCGCCACCCGCTTCATCCCGCTGTGGGTCAAGATCGCCGTCGCCATCGCGCTGGGCCTGGGCACCATGGTCGGCTGGAAGCGCATCGTGGTGACCGTCGGCGAAAAAATCGGCAAGACCCACATGACCTACGCCCAGGGCGCTTCAGCGGAAGTCGTGGCCATGGTCACCATCGGTGCGGCTGACATGTACGGCCTGCCGGTCTCGACCACTCACGTGCTGTCGTCCGGCGTGGCGGGCAGCATGGTCGCCAACGGTTCAGGCCTGCAAATGCGCACCCTGCGCAACCTCGCCATGGCCTGGGTCCTGACCCTGCCAGCGGCGATCCTGCTGTCGGGCGGCCTGTACTGGTTCTTCACCCAGATATTCTGATTCGCAGCGCTTCACGTGCTCTCCTTCACAGGCGCTTCGGCGCCTTTTTTTTTGCGTGCCGCAAACAACCGTTCCCGCGTTTGATTCTGGCCGCAGGCCGTAGGAGCTGGCTTGCCTGCGATCGGCTGCGCAGCAGCCGCAAACCCGGGCACCTCGGTGTGTCAGATAAATCGTGCATTCAGGTTTTGCTGCCGCTTCGCGCCAGATCGCAGGCAAGCCAGCTCCTTGTATCTCGACTCTGGCGTTTCATCGCGCCATAGTTCTCGACTGATCATCGAGGGAGAGCCGGGAAGCTGTTCAGCTCCTAAGGCCTCAGAGCTTACAAAGTAGATAGAGCTCCGGTTCTCCAACCTCACTCGAAAAGTCCGAACGGTATCCAGTGCGCGCCTTCGGCGTGAGCACGCATGTACAAGGCAGGACCGGGTGACGCGATGATCGTGTGCAATCGACTCTGGAGAGCGCCATGTCTGCTTTTGTTGGCATCGATATCGCCAAAAACTCATTTGATATCGCCACCCCGCTGGATAACGGGAAGTTCAGGACCAAAGCCAGGCTGGCCAATAATCCCAAGGGTTATCAGGTGCTGCTCGACTGGCTTACCACCCACTCCGAGCCCCATGCCTGGGTCGTGATGGAAGCCACCAGCGTCTACCACCAGGGCGTTGCTGATTGCCTTCACGCTCACGGATACCGGGTGTGCATCGTCAACCCTGCGATCCTCCACCAGTACGGCAAGGATGAGCTGCGCCGGGTCAAAACCGACAAGGCCGATGCAAAGCTGATCGCCCGCTATGCGCAAGACAAGCACACCAGACTGCGCGAGTGGGTGCCGGAGCCCGCGCCACGTCGGCGCTTGCGCGCGTTGGTGCGTCGACTGGAAGATTTGCAGGAAATTCAGCAGATGGAAAGCAATCGTCTGGATGTCGCCGAAGACAAGGTCAAAGCGTCGATCGAGTCGGTGATCAGCCACGTCAAGCAACAGATCGACGAGACCAGGAAAGCGATCAAAGACAATATTGACGACGATCCTGACCTGCGCCAGAAGCGCGATCTGATCGTGACCATCGACGGGCTGGGGGATACGACCGCAGCGCTGATCCTGGCCGAACTCGGCGACCCATTGGATTACAAGGGCCCCAAATCTATCGTTGCCTTTGCGGGCCTGGACCCACGTTGTGCTAGCTCGGGAGAGTCGGTAGGCCCGACCCATATATCCAAAACCGGCTCGAAAAGGCTGCGCGCCGGGCTTTACATGCCAGGCATGGCTGGCCTAAAGCACAACGCGGTGTTGCGAGAGCTAAAGACCCGGATGCGCGCCAATGGGAAAGCCCCAAAAGAGATCATCTGTGCAGCAATGCGAAAGCTGCTGCATCTGGTCTATGGCGTGCTGAAATCGGGCAAGCCGTTCGACGCAGAAATTGCGCTTGCCCGGTGATGGGCAAGACGGTATCTACGGCCTTGGCGGTGTTTCAGACGCAGCGGGGTTGACTGACACGACACCATCGCGGGCAAGCGCGCTCCTACAGGAAATACCTGCTCCGTCAGCATCGCCCACCATCAAACACGATCCATGTCCCATGCCCTCACCCTTCGGCCATTGATGCCCCTCCCCGCCTGCCTAAGATGTTGACTACAGCCTGTCTGGCCGTGATCTCTTCCAAGCGAGCCTCCCCATGACTCAAACAAGAACGCTGTACGACAAACACATCGACTCGCACACCGTGTGCACCCTCGACGATCAGGGCCATGTCTTGCTCTACATCGACCGTCAGGTGATCAACGAATACACCAGCCCGCAGGCGTTCAGCGGTCTGCGCGAAGCCGGGCGTGAGGTCTGGCGCCCGGAGACCGCGCTGGCCGTGGTCGATCATGTCAACCCCACCGCCCCACAGCGTGTCGCCGCCATGGCCGATCCGGGTGGCGCGTTGCAAGTCTCTTATCTCGCTGACAACTGCGAAAAATTCGGCATCGAACTGTTCGACGTCCTCGATAAACGCCAGGGCATCGAACACGTGATCGCCCCCGAACAGGGCTTCATCCTGCCGGGCATGGTCATCGCCGCGGGCGACAGTCACACCACCACTTACGGGGCCTTGGGCGCGTTCGGCTTCGGCATCGGTACCTCGGAAATCGAACACTTGCTGGCCTCTCAGACGCTGGTCTACAAACGCCTGAAAAGCATGCGCGTGACGGTCGAAGGCGATCTGTCCAGCGGGCTGACTTCAAAAGACGTGATCATGGCCCTGATCGGCAAGATCGGCGCGTCGGGCGCCACCGGCTACGCCATCGAATTCACCGGTTCGACCATCGCGGCACTGAGCGTCGAAGCGCGCATGACCATCTGCAATATGGCCGTCGAAGCTGGCGCACGAGGCGCGTTCATGGCCCCGGACGAGAAAGTCTTTGCTTACCTCAAGGACAAACCCCGCGCTCCAAAAGGCGATCTGTGGGATCAGGCCGTCGCCAAATGGAAAGGCTTGCACAGCGACCCGGGCGCGGTATTCGACCGCGAAGTCCAACTCGACGCCCGCGACCTGCAGCCCATGGTCACGTGGGGTACCAGCCCGGATCAGGCAGCGGCCATCAACGGCAGCGTTCCCGACCCTGAAAGCATCGCCGACCCGATCCTGCGCCAGGACATGCGCCGCGCCCTCACCTACATGGGCCTGGAAGCGGGCATGCCGCTGAGCGATATCGTCATCAGCCACGCCTTTATCGGCTCCTGCACCAATGCGCGCATCGAAGACCTGCGTGACGCTGCCAAGGTCGTGCGCGGCAAACACGTGGCCGAGCATGTGCGGGCGATGATCGTCCCGGGCTCTACGGCCGTGCGTGATCAGGCCGAAGCCGAGGGGTTGGCGTCGGTTTTCCGCGATGCCGGTTTTGAGTGGCGCCAGTCCGGCTGCTCGATGTGCCTGGCAATGAACGACGACGTGCTCGCCCCCGGCGACCGCTGCGCGTCCAGCACCAACCGCAATTTCGAAGGCCGTCAGGGCG
It contains:
- a CDS encoding transporter translates to MNHTIARHQDSDIFGLLYGFRFRPDESAREIDAATALESLRNPTDENEFIWLHLNLAHASCERWLKTNLELPDEFLEALHEGSRSTRIEHVDSALLAVVNDVVFDFNRVSTDIATLWVCVRSNLMISARHQPLRSVDKLRSSVKHGETFRSPLELLAHLLRDQSDVLAQFMRKTSISVDKIEDQLLSQRLSNNRSELGAMRRVLVRLQRLLALEPGSLMRLLHRPPQWLLEEDLQELRQSTEESALVISDLTALGERIKLLQEEIAANLNEQSSRTLFTLTVVTVLALPINIVAGFFGMNVGGIPLATDPHGFWILVALVATFTFVAGRWAFRKSRDY
- a CDS encoding aldo/keto reductase, with the translated sequence MRMLQLADKTVPVIGQGTWRMGEDRHQRQDEVKALQRGIDLGLTLIDTAEMYGEGGAEEVVGQAIAGKRDQVTLVSKVYPHNASRKGIPAACERSLKRMNTDFIDLYLLHWPGSYPLDETVEAFERLREEGKIGRWGVSNFDVSDLLELNDPRCATNQVLYNPEERGIEYDLIPWMETASMPLMAYCPIGQAGNLLMNPAILEVAQRQGVTPAQISLAWVLRQDGVIAIPKAVDPHHLQLNAEAASIELTLEDELLIDTSWPAPIRKQRLGMV
- the leuC gene encoding 3-isopropylmalate dehydratase large subunit; amino-acid sequence: MTQTRTLYDKHIDSHTVCTLDDQGHVLLYIDRQVINEYTSPQAFSGLREAGREVWRPETALAVVDHVNPTAPQRVAAMADPGGALQVSYLADNCEKFGIELFDVLDKRQGIEHVIAPEQGFILPGMVIAAGDSHTTTYGALGAFGFGIGTSEIEHLLASQTLVYKRLKSMRVTVEGDLSSGLTSKDVIMALIGKIGASGATGYAIEFTGSTIAALSVEARMTICNMAVEAGARGAFMAPDEKVFAYLKDKPRAPKGDLWDQAVAKWKGLHSDPGAVFDREVQLDARDLQPMVTWGTSPDQAAAINGSVPDPESIADPILRQDMRRALTYMGLEAGMPLSDIVISHAFIGSCTNARIEDLRDAAKVVRGKHVAEHVRAMIVPGSTAVRDQAEAEGLASVFRDAGFEWRQSGCSMCLAMNDDVLAPGDRCASSTNRNFEGRQGAGARTHLMSPAMVAAAAITGHLTDVRSLQGSF
- a CDS encoding inorganic phosphate transporter — encoded protein: MATPTLAQGSLKGAGLSSQFGRKPGVLTMVIFFAVLGLGLLYTAFSLKSDMDDLGTVVTTWTPFLLLGVALLIALGFEFVNGFHDTANAVATVIYTHSLPPNVAVVWSGLFNFLGVLFSSGAVAFGIIALLPVELILQVGSSAGYAMIFALLIAAILWNLGTWWLGLPASSSHTLIGSIIGVGVANALMHGRDGTSGVDWTQATKIGYSLLLSPLVGFTCAALLLMALRMFVKNRALYKAPEGNTPPPIWIRGLLILTCTGVSFAHGSNDGQKGMGLIMLILVGTLPMAYALNRAMPADQSLQFAAVAQVTQQALSKTAPAPAPADSRQTLSTYIRDKQPTPELVPALAVMAGKIGDQVASYGSLSKVPAEATANVRNDMYLTSEAIRLMDKGKVGNFDADTQGKVDLFKQQIDTATRFIPLWVKIAVAIALGLGTMVGWKRIVVTVGEKIGKTHMTYAQGASAEVVAMVTIGAADMYGLPVSTTHVLSSGVAGSMVANGSGLQMRTLRNLAMAWVLTLPAAILLSGGLYWFFTQIF
- a CDS encoding IS110 family transposase, giving the protein MSAFVGIDIAKNSFDIATPLDNGKFRTKARLANNPKGYQVLLDWLTTHSEPHAWVVMEATSVYHQGVADCLHAHGYRVCIVNPAILHQYGKDELRRVKTDKADAKLIARYAQDKHTRLREWVPEPAPRRRLRALVRRLEDLQEIQQMESNRLDVAEDKVKASIESVISHVKQQIDETRKAIKDNIDDDPDLRQKRDLIVTIDGLGDTTAALILAELGDPLDYKGPKSIVAFAGLDPRCASSGESVGPTHISKTGSKRLRAGLYMPGMAGLKHNAVLRELKTRMRANGKAPKEIICAAMRKLLHLVYGVLKSGKPFDAEIALAR